From the genome of Clarias gariepinus isolate MV-2021 ecotype Netherlands chromosome 28, CGAR_prim_01v2, whole genome shotgun sequence, one region includes:
- the tmem220 gene encoding transmembrane protein 220 yields the protein MANKKIVQFNLTLWRICNFIMSGFFSLAAYVQINDPDAGLWMVGYSIPAGLCFLISYQPQITETLAWRRVADLHVMMATTFGALLGWSLYKHGVTHIFHQEEGREFSGLMLMVMWLLMCRHSGRGGVGALRLCTAVAITAFPIIAWLYYYIHKELRADWPSHCTTAL from the exons ATGGCGAATAAGAAGATTGTGCAGTTTAATCTGACTTTATGGAGAATTTGTAACTTTATAATGTCGGGGTTTTTCTCTTTAGCAGCTTATGTACAG ATAAACGACCCGGATGCTGGCCTGTGGATG GTGGGCTACTCGATTCCTGCAGGCCTGTGCTTTTTAATTAGCTATCAGCCACAAATAACAG AAACCCTGGCATGGAGGAGAGTCGCTGATCTACACGTGATGATGGCGACAACGTTTGGCGCTTTGCTGGGCTGGAGTCTGTATAAACACGGGGTCACACACATCTTCCACCAGGAGGAGGGCAG GGAGTTTAGTGGCCTGATGCTGATGGTGATGTGGCTGCTCATGTGTCGGCACTCAGGacg CGGTGGTGTTGGAGCTCTAAGGCTGTGCACCGCCGTGGCCATTACTGCATTCCCCATCATCGCATGGCTTTATTACTACATCCATAAGGAGCTGAGAGCCGACTGGCCGTCACACTGCACCACCGCGCTGTAA